One region of Niallia sp. Man26 genomic DNA includes:
- the hisH gene encoding imidazole glycerol phosphate synthase subunit HisH, with amino-acid sequence MLGIIDYGMGNLFSVSKALERLDIPYFISEDKEKLMEADALILPGVGAFKDAMVKLNETGLSDMIREYAKSDKPLLGICLGMQLLFEESEEHGHAEGLHLLPGKIVRFPGESAEGVKYKVPHMGWNRLHFKKNSDATTGLEDDYVYFVHSYYAETDDEIIIASSEYDKEVPAVVGKGNVYGMQFHPEKSSKLGMELLSGFTKLIKKG; translated from the coding sequence ATGCTTGGAATCATCGATTATGGCATGGGCAACTTATTTAGTGTGAGCAAAGCACTGGAAAGATTGGACATCCCTTACTTTATTTCTGAGGACAAAGAAAAACTGATGGAAGCAGATGCTTTAATTCTTCCTGGTGTAGGGGCGTTTAAGGATGCGATGGTGAAGCTGAACGAAACTGGCCTGTCTGACATGATCCGTGAATATGCGAAAAGTGATAAACCGCTGCTCGGCATATGCCTTGGCATGCAGCTGCTTTTTGAAGAAAGTGAGGAGCATGGCCATGCAGAAGGATTGCACTTACTGCCAGGAAAAATCGTTCGTTTTCCAGGGGAATCGGCAGAAGGTGTGAAGTATAAAGTGCCTCATATGGGCTGGAATCGTCTCCATTTCAAAAAGAATTCTGATGCTACAACAGGTCTAGAAGATGACTATGTTTATTTTGTTCATTCTTATTATGCAGAAACAGACGATGAAATCATTATCGCCAGCAGTGAGTATGACAAGGAAGTACCAGCAGTTGTCGGAAAAGGCAATGTGTATGGCATGCAGTTCCACCCAGAAAAAAGCAGCAAGCTTGGGATGGAATTATTGAGCGGCTTTACGAAGCTTATAAAGAAAGGATGA
- the hisA gene encoding 1-(5-phosphoribosyl)-5-[(5-phosphoribosylamino)methylideneamino]imidazole-4-carboxamide isomerase, producing the protein MSFTLYPAIDMRGGKCVRLLQGDYDKETVYGDSPFDMAKSFADQGAKWIHMVDLDGAKDGKRVNDSFVIEAAKKLGVSVQIGGGIRTEEDIVHYLDNGVTRVIIGSIAISNPDFAIEMIKKYGSAIALGIDAKNGFVATHGWIETSEIRAVDLGKRFADAGAETFIFTDIATDGMLSGPNLLAVKELAAVTKKDVIASGGVSSLEDLVALKQYSKDGVAGAIIGKALYEGRFTLRDALNEVER; encoded by the coding sequence ATGAGCTTTACCTTATATCCTGCCATTGATATGAGAGGCGGCAAGTGTGTCCGTCTCCTTCAAGGAGATTACGATAAGGAAACTGTTTACGGCGATTCTCCCTTTGATATGGCCAAAAGCTTCGCAGACCAAGGAGCAAAATGGATACATATGGTCGATTTGGATGGAGCAAAAGACGGCAAAAGAGTGAATGATTCCTTTGTAATAGAAGCAGCAAAAAAACTTGGTGTTTCTGTGCAAATCGGCGGAGGGATTCGGACTGAGGAGGATATTGTTCATTATTTGGATAATGGGGTTACACGTGTCATTATCGGCAGCATTGCTATCTCCAATCCTGATTTCGCAATAGAGATGATAAAGAAATACGGCAGTGCCATCGCCCTTGGCATTGATGCAAAGAATGGCTTTGTCGCCACACATGGCTGGATTGAAACCTCTGAAATAAGAGCAGTTGATTTAGGGAAAAGATTTGCCGATGCAGGTGCTGAAACCTTTATTTTTACAGACATTGCTACAGATGGAATGCTCAGTGGTCCTAATTTACTAGCAGTCAAAGAATTGGCGGCAGTGACGAAGAAGGATGTTATTGCTTCTGGAGGAGTCAGCAGCTTGGAGGATTTAGTTGCCCTAAAGCAATATTCCAAGGACGGTGTCGCTGGAGCAATTATCGGCAAAGCATTATATGAAGGGCGCTTTACATTGCGAGATGCGCTTAATGAGGTGGAAAGATAA
- a CDS encoding ATP phosphoribosyltransferase regulatory subunit has product MSSLFMFEKPLGMRDSLPEIYETKYMIKQKMDKEIKQWGYQFIETPTLEYYETVGAASAILDQQLFKLLDQQGHTLVLRPDMTAPIARVAASKLLNEDLPLRLAYNASVFRAQQREGGRPAEFEQIGVEYIGDKTVSADGEGIALMISSLEKAGLKKYQLSVGHVGFVQAFFEQILGTKERADALTKYLYEKNYVGYRQHVASLSLSSIDKQRLNDFLKLRGGEEIIPLAYDLIENGSGSKAIDDLKQLWEILVDYEVENQVKFDLTLVSHMSYYTGILYEAYAEGVGFPIGSGGRYDLLLAKFGKNTGATGFAIRVDHLLEALGSLVNKSDIHCILFSADRRKEAFELAKQKRADGLKVITQDINGVGNVDACTKQYDEITLLVGKAGMEVVK; this is encoded by the coding sequence ATGAGCAGCTTATTTATGTTTGAAAAGCCGTTAGGCATGAGAGACAGCTTACCTGAAATTTATGAAACGAAATATATGATAAAACAAAAAATGGATAAAGAGATTAAGCAATGGGGCTATCAATTCATTGAAACACCAACATTGGAATACTACGAAACAGTCGGTGCAGCCTCAGCCATTTTAGATCAGCAGCTTTTTAAACTGTTGGACCAGCAAGGGCATACATTAGTGCTGCGACCGGACATGACAGCACCGATTGCGAGGGTGGCTGCTTCAAAGCTGCTGAATGAAGACTTGCCGTTGCGCCTTGCGTATAACGCTTCGGTTTTCCGAGCACAGCAAAGAGAGGGCGGCAGACCGGCAGAGTTTGAACAGATTGGTGTTGAGTATATCGGCGACAAGACTGTAAGTGCAGATGGTGAAGGTATTGCCCTGATGATTTCTTCATTAGAAAAGGCAGGTCTGAAAAAATATCAACTGTCTGTCGGCCATGTTGGCTTTGTTCAAGCGTTCTTTGAACAAATTCTCGGAACGAAGGAAAGAGCCGATGCGTTGACTAAATACTTATATGAAAAGAATTATGTTGGCTATCGTCAGCATGTCGCAAGTCTTTCCTTATCCAGCATTGATAAGCAAAGGCTGAATGACTTTCTCAAGCTGAGGGGTGGAGAGGAAATTATCCCGCTTGCATACGATTTAATCGAAAATGGCAGTGGAAGCAAAGCGATTGATGACTTAAAGCAGCTATGGGAAATTCTTGTAGACTATGAAGTGGAGAATCAAGTGAAGTTTGATTTGACGCTTGTCAGTCATATGAGCTATTACACGGGTATCCTTTATGAGGCTTATGCAGAAGGAGTCGGGTTTCCGATCGGAAGCGGAGGCAGATATGATCTTCTTCTTGCCAAGTTCGGCAAAAACACCGGTGCTACCGGATTTGCTATCCGCGTGGATCACTTGCTCGAGGCTTTAGGCAGCCTTGTTAACAAAAGCGATATTCACTGCATTCTGTTTAGTGCGGACAGAAGAAAAGAAGCATTTGAATTAGCTAAACAAAAAAGAGCAGACGGTCTTAAAGTAATTACCCAAGATATAAATGGTGTCGGCAATGTGGATGCATGTACTAAGCAGTATGACGAAATTACTTTGCTTGTCGGGAAAGCAGGAATGGAGGTTGTCAAATGA
- the hisB gene encoding imidazoleglycerol-phosphate dehydratase HisB, with protein MGRTAAVSRKTGETNIQLSYNIDGEGISEIDSGVPFMNHMLDLFTKHGQFNLTVQANGDIEVDDHHTTEDIGICLGLALKDALGDKKGIKRYGNSFVPMDETLAQVVVDLSNRPHLEFRAEFPSNKVGTFDTELVHEFLWKFALEARINLHVILHYGQNTHHMIEAIFKALARALDEATTIDPRVKGIPSTKGML; from the coding sequence ATGGGAAGAACAGCAGCGGTAAGCAGGAAAACAGGAGAAACAAATATCCAATTGTCCTACAATATTGATGGCGAAGGCATCTCCGAAATTGATTCAGGTGTACCTTTTATGAACCATATGCTTGATCTTTTTACGAAGCATGGCCAATTTAACTTGACCGTTCAGGCTAATGGAGACATAGAGGTCGATGATCACCACACAACAGAAGATATCGGCATATGCCTTGGGTTGGCACTAAAGGATGCACTTGGCGACAAGAAGGGCATTAAACGTTACGGTAACAGCTTTGTGCCGATGGATGAGACATTGGCTCAAGTAGTTGTCGATTTAAGCAATCGCCCGCATCTGGAGTTTCGGGCAGAATTCCCAAGCAATAAGGTAGGTACATTCGATACAGAGCTTGTCCATGAATTTCTGTGGAAGTTTGCATTAGAAGCACGTATCAATCTGCATGTTATCCTTCACTATGGCCAAAATACGCATCACATGATTGAAGCAATCTTTAAGGCGTTGGCAAGAGCCCTTGATGAGGCGACAACCATTGATCCTAGAGTAAAAGGAATTCCATCTACGAAAGGAATGCTGTAA
- the hisF gene encoding imidazole glycerol phosphate synthase subunit HisF has translation MLTKRIIPCLDVKDGRVVKGVQFVQLRDAGDPVELARFYDEQGADELVFLDISASHEGRKTMVEVVKEVASELAIPFTVGGGINSLDDMKRTLRAGADKVSLNTAAVTNPSLIKEGANFFGSQCIVVAIDAKYDQELGTWRVYTHGGRTPVDKDVISWAKEAVELGAGEILLTSMDSDGEKRGFDLALTKAVSDAVSVPVIASGGAGDAEDFLDVFQEANADAALAASIFHYKETSVHEVKGYLHERGVLVR, from the coding sequence ATGCTGACGAAAAGAATCATTCCATGCCTGGATGTTAAGGACGGGCGTGTCGTAAAGGGTGTGCAATTCGTGCAATTGCGAGATGCTGGCGATCCTGTTGAGCTTGCTCGGTTTTATGATGAACAGGGAGCAGACGAGCTGGTATTTCTCGACATTTCAGCATCACACGAAGGCCGCAAGACGATGGTTGAGGTGGTTAAGGAAGTTGCTTCTGAGCTTGCAATTCCCTTCACTGTCGGCGGAGGAATTAATTCTCTTGATGATATGAAAAGGACTTTGCGTGCAGGAGCTGATAAGGTTTCACTGAACACAGCAGCTGTTACAAATCCCAGCCTTATCAAAGAAGGAGCAAACTTTTTCGGTTCTCAATGCATCGTTGTTGCCATCGATGCAAAATATGATCAAGAATTGGGAACATGGAGAGTATACACACATGGCGGACGCACCCCTGTTGATAAAGATGTTATTTCATGGGCGAAAGAAGCGGTAGAGCTTGGAGCAGGCGAGATATTGCTGACGAGCATGGATTCAGATGGAGAGAAAAGGGGATTCGACTTAGCCTTAACGAAAGCCGTAAGTGATGCAGTTTCTGTTCCTGTTATTGCTTCTGGCGGTGCCGGTGATGCAGAGGATTTTCTTGATGTGTTCCAAGAAGCAAATGCAGATGCAGCACTTGCTGCTAGTATTTTCCATTATAAAGAAACCTCCGTGCATGAAGTCAAAGGATATTTACATGAAAGAG
- a CDS encoding PspC domain-containing protein has product MKKLMRSTNNRKLAGVIGGLAESININANLLRGIFLLALIPTGFSLVLIYLIMTFVLPNEV; this is encoded by the coding sequence ATGAAGAAATTGATGCGCTCAACAAATAATCGGAAACTGGCAGGAGTAATCGGCGGACTTGCAGAAAGTATCAATATTAATGCAAATCTGTTGCGAGGAATCTTTCTTCTAGCACTGATTCCAACTGGCTTTTCGCTAGTGCTGATTTATTTGATTATGACATTTGTTCTTCCAAATGAGGTGTAG
- a CDS encoding phage holin family protein translates to MKWLLGIVINAVFFIALAGLFKDSFYLSGIGAAIGASIILSLLNIVVKPILILLTLPVTILSLGLFLFVINAITLSLTDRLMGDSFEISSFGMSLLDSILLSLFNIIIQNTMLKSGEKKS, encoded by the coding sequence ATGAAGTGGTTGTTAGGTATTGTTATAAATGCCGTGTTTTTTATTGCATTGGCGGGTTTGTTCAAAGATTCTTTCTATCTGTCAGGCATAGGAGCTGCAATTGGGGCTAGTATCATTTTGTCATTGCTTAATATTGTGGTGAAGCCTATCCTGATTTTATTGACACTCCCTGTAACAATACTTTCGTTAGGTTTGTTTTTATTTGTGATCAATGCGATCACACTCTCATTAACAGATCGTCTAATGGGAGACAGCTTTGAAATTTCAAGCTTTGGCATGAGCCTTCTAGATAGCATTCTGCTTTCCCTGTTTAATATTATTATTCAGAACACGATGCTTAAAAGTGGCGAGAAAAAAAGCTGA
- the hprK gene encoding HPr(Ser) kinase/phosphatase, producing the protein MAKVLIKEVMEEFDLELISGEEGINRPITVSDISRPGLELAGYFDYYPAERVQLLGKTELTFAEKLSEEERETRLTRLCNDITPGIIITRNKEVPAELIEASERNAVPVMRSKQKTSLFSSRLTNFLERKLAPTTAVHGVLVDIYGVGVLITGKSGVGKSETALELVKRGHRLVADDCVEIRQEDEGVIVGRSPELIEHLLEIRGLGIINVMTLFGAGAVRSDKKISIVMSLELWEQNKQYDRLGLDEEKMKIIDTDVTKLTIPVRPGRNLAVIIEVAAMNFRLKRMGVNAAQQFTNKLANVISHENE; encoded by the coding sequence TTGGCTAAGGTATTAATAAAAGAAGTAATGGAAGAGTTTGATTTAGAACTAATCAGCGGTGAAGAAGGAATTAATAGACCGATTACGGTAAGCGATATATCTAGACCTGGACTGGAGCTTGCAGGTTATTTTGATTATTATCCTGCAGAAAGGGTGCAGCTTCTTGGCAAAACGGAGCTTACGTTTGCGGAAAAGCTAAGTGAAGAAGAGCGGGAAACAAGACTTACAAGACTGTGTAATGACATCACGCCGGGAATTATTATTACAAGAAATAAAGAGGTTCCGGCTGAACTAATTGAAGCATCGGAAAGAAATGCGGTGCCTGTTATGCGTTCAAAACAAAAAACATCTTTATTCTCAAGCAGACTGACTAATTTCTTAGAGCGCAAGCTTGCACCGACTACTGCCGTTCATGGCGTACTCGTTGACATCTATGGTGTGGGCGTACTGATAACTGGAAAAAGCGGTGTTGGTAAAAGTGAAACAGCTCTGGAACTTGTTAAAAGAGGGCATCGCCTAGTAGCTGATGACTGTGTTGAAATCCGCCAGGAGGATGAAGGTGTAATTGTTGGAAGATCACCTGAGTTAATTGAGCATCTTCTAGAAATCCGCGGACTTGGTATCATTAATGTTATGACATTGTTTGGGGCTGGAGCAGTGCGAAGCGACAAAAAGATCTCCATCGTTATGTCACTTGAGCTGTGGGAACAGAACAAGCAGTATGACCGTTTAGGCTTGGATGAAGAGAAGATGAAAATCATTGATACAGATGTGACAAAGCTGACAATTCCTGTACGTCCTGGACGAAACTTGGCAGTTATCATTGAGGTTGCTGCGATGAATTTCCGCCTGAAACGAATGGGTGTTAATGCTGCACAGCAATTTACGAATAAGCTTGCAAACGTGATATCTCACGAAAATGAATGA
- the ppaX gene encoding pyrophosphatase PpaX, with product MNGKINTLLFDLDGTLIDTNELIISSFLHTLDFYYPGKYIRKDVIPFMGPTLMETFGSIDAKRAEEMAAKYRAYNLENHDRIVTIFEGVYDTIKILKENGYKIAIVTTKLSDVVDMGLKLTKLDEFFDVIVALDHVTKAKPDPEPVLMALEKLGSSPEEAIMVGDNSHDILAGKNAGTKTAGVAWTLKGREFLASLEPDYLLDNMRDLLSIVEVEVK from the coding sequence ATGAACGGAAAAATTAATACACTGTTGTTTGATTTAGATGGAACACTTATCGACACAAATGAACTAATTATATCCTCCTTTTTGCATACATTGGATTTCTACTATCCTGGCAAATACATTCGTAAGGATGTTATTCCTTTCATGGGTCCAACGTTAATGGAAACGTTCGGAAGTATTGATGCCAAGAGAGCAGAAGAGATGGCAGCTAAATACAGGGCGTATAATTTAGAAAACCATGATAGAATCGTGACAATATTTGAAGGTGTTTATGACACGATAAAGATTTTAAAGGAAAACGGCTATAAGATTGCGATTGTGACCACAAAGCTGTCTGATGTAGTTGATATGGGACTAAAATTGACGAAGCTGGATGAGTTTTTTGATGTGATTGTCGCACTTGACCATGTAACAAAAGCGAAGCCGGACCCAGAGCCTGTTTTAATGGCTTTGGAGAAGCTCGGTTCTTCTCCTGAAGAAGCAATTATGGTAGGTGACAATTCTCATGATATTCTGGCAGGGAAAAATGCCGGAACAAAAACGGCAGGGGTAGCATGGACATTAAAGGGAAGAGAGTTCTTGGCATCATTGGAGCCTGATTATCTTTTGGATAATATGAGAGATTTGCTCTCTATCGTTGAAGTGGAAGTAAAATGA
- the lgt gene encoding prolipoprotein diacylglyceryl transferase, translated as MVENIQPIDPIAFSIGGLDVRWYGVIIGTGLVLALILAIREGSRRGLGKDDFPDLMLWAIPISIISARIYYVIFEWDYYSNHLGDIPKIWNGGIAIHGALIGAVVTTYIFTKKRGISFWKMADIAAPSIILGQAIGRWGNFMNQEAHGGEVSRSFLEGLHLPPFIIDQMYINGTYYHPTFLYESLWNIVGFIILIVLRRVNLRRGEIFLSYVIWYSIGRFFIEGMRTDSLMVGDLRMAQLISLALIVLSALVIVYRRKSGLASERYLENSN; from the coding sequence ATAGTGGAGAATATACAGCCAATTGATCCTATTGCATTTTCAATAGGAGGCCTTGATGTCCGGTGGTATGGAGTAATCATCGGTACCGGACTCGTTCTGGCTTTGATTTTGGCCATTCGCGAAGGAAGCAGAAGAGGGCTTGGGAAGGATGATTTCCCTGACCTAATGCTATGGGCCATTCCAATTTCTATCATATCAGCACGTATTTATTATGTTATTTTTGAATGGGACTACTATAGTAACCATTTAGGCGATATACCGAAAATTTGGAATGGCGGTATTGCTATTCACGGTGCATTGATTGGAGCAGTTGTTACCACATACATATTTACAAAGAAAAGAGGCATTTCTTTCTGGAAAATGGCGGATATTGCAGCTCCAAGTATTATTTTAGGTCAAGCAATTGGCCGCTGGGGCAATTTTATGAACCAGGAAGCTCATGGTGGGGAAGTCAGCAGATCATTTTTAGAAGGACTTCATTTACCTCCATTCATCATTGATCAAATGTATATCAATGGTACGTATTACCATCCGACATTTTTGTATGAATCGTTATGGAATATCGTTGGATTTATCATTTTAATTGTTTTAAGAAGAGTTAACTTGCGAAGAGGCGAAATCTTCTTAAGCTATGTTATTTGGTATTCAATCGGCCGCTTCTTTATTGAAGGTATGAGAACAGACAGCTTAATGGTTGGCGACCTTAGAATGGCACAGCTTATTTCCCTGGCGCTCATTGTGTTGTCGGCACTTGTCATTGTTTACAGAAGAAAATCAGGATTAGCAAGCGAGCGTTATTTGGAGAATAGTAATTAG
- a CDS encoding acyltransferase, whose protein sequence is MRKTTRYPVSGPNSLWHVYKTVPFLKVIKNFIVIQLARYTPFLKMKNWMYRKLLKMTVGKETSFALMVMLDIMYPEKIKVGKNTVIGYNTTILAHEYLIEEYRLGEVIIGDEVMIGANTTILPGVEIGSHAVVSAGTLVHKDVPAGSFVGGNPMQIIYTAEEMEQRKQNSPSYVVEE, encoded by the coding sequence ATGAGAAAAACGACGCGCTATCCGGTGAGCGGGCCGAACTCTTTATGGCATGTCTATAAGACAGTCCCTTTTCTGAAGGTAATTAAGAACTTTATCGTCATCCAGCTTGCTAGATACACTCCTTTTTTGAAAATGAAGAATTGGATGTATCGAAAATTATTGAAAATGACAGTTGGCAAAGAAACTTCCTTTGCCTTGATGGTTATGCTGGATATCATGTACCCGGAAAAGATAAAAGTGGGCAAAAATACGGTCATCGGTTATAACACCACGATTTTGGCACATGAGTATTTGATTGAGGAGTACCGGCTTGGCGAAGTCATTATTGGTGATGAAGTCATGATTGGTGCGAACACGACGATACTCCCCGGCGTGGAGATCGGCTCTCATGCTGTTGTTTCAGCAGGTACACTTGTACATAAAGATGTTCCTGCCGGCAGCTTTGTCGGCGGCAATCCGATGCAAATCATCTATACAGCAGAAGAGATGGAGCAACGGAAACAAAATAGTCCAAGCTATGTAGTAGAAGAATAA
- the hisD gene encoding histidinol dehydrogenase, whose amino-acid sequence MKIVNGVDSSYLKRSVDAGTEEQRQIVKDIIATVKSEGDSALKEYTLQFDKADLSNLRVSTEELETAYEDVDKDMVQIIQEAAENIRAYHQNQLKTSWMITKEDGTILGQKITSLDSVGVYVPGGTAAYPSSVLMNVVPAQVAGVDRIVMVSPPNADGKLPSAVLVAAHIAGVKEIYKAGGAQAVAALAYGTETIKSVDKIVGPGNIFVALAKREVYGDVDIDMIAGPSEIAVLADDTANANEVAADLLSQAEHDTRASAVLVTTSRKLAEQVAAEVEKQLSDLPRKEIAEKSINDYGLIVLTDTMDQAIESINAIAPEHLEIITDNAFELLGRIKHAGAIFIGRYSSEPVGDYFAGTNHVLPTNGTARFSSPLNVDDFQKKSSIISYSEKAFEQNGHKIAAFARLEGLEAHARAIEARNKNR is encoded by the coding sequence GTGAAAATAGTAAATGGTGTAGACAGTTCCTATTTAAAACGCTCAGTTGACGCAGGAACAGAGGAACAGCGACAGATTGTAAAAGACATAATAGCTACAGTGAAAAGCGAAGGCGATAGCGCATTAAAGGAGTATACACTCCAATTCGATAAAGCAGATTTATCTAACCTCCGAGTCAGCACAGAGGAATTAGAGACTGCGTATGAAGATGTTGACAAAGACATGGTCCAGATCATCCAAGAGGCCGCCGAAAATATTCGTGCATATCATCAAAATCAGCTTAAAACATCTTGGATGATAACAAAGGAAGACGGCACCATTCTCGGTCAGAAAATAACATCTTTGGATTCTGTTGGTGTTTACGTTCCCGGCGGAACAGCAGCATATCCATCCTCTGTACTGATGAATGTTGTTCCTGCCCAAGTTGCCGGAGTCGACAGAATCGTGATGGTATCACCTCCAAATGCAGACGGCAAACTGCCAAGTGCAGTTTTAGTAGCTGCTCATATTGCCGGTGTGAAAGAGATTTATAAGGCAGGCGGAGCACAAGCAGTTGCTGCACTTGCGTATGGTACAGAAACGATTAAAAGTGTTGATAAAATTGTGGGACCTGGCAATATTTTTGTCGCATTAGCTAAACGAGAAGTATATGGCGATGTTGATATCGATATGATTGCAGGACCGAGTGAGATTGCTGTTCTTGCAGATGATACAGCAAATGCAAATGAAGTGGCTGCAGACTTATTATCACAGGCAGAGCATGATACAAGAGCATCTGCAGTGTTAGTGACAACCTCTCGTAAGCTTGCTGAACAAGTAGCAGCAGAAGTGGAAAAGCAGCTAAGTGACTTGCCGCGCAAGGAAATAGCTGAAAAATCAATCAATGATTATGGCTTAATTGTATTAACAGATACAATGGATCAAGCGATTGAATCTATTAATGCTATTGCCCCAGAGCATTTAGAAATTATCACAGACAATGCCTTTGAATTGCTTGGCAGAATCAAGCATGCAGGCGCTATTTTTATCGGCCGTTACAGTTCAGAGCCGGTTGGAGATTATTTTGCCGGTACAAACCATGTGTTGCCAACAAATGGAACGGCTAGGTTCTCCAGTCCGTTGAATGTCGACGATTTCCAGAAGAAATCCAGCATTATTTCATACAGTGAAAAAGCATTTGAACAAAATGGACATAAAATAGCTGCCTTTGCCCGTCTGGAAGGCTTAGAAGCGCATGCCAGAGCAATCGAAGCAAGAAATAAAAACAGGTAG
- the hisG gene encoding ATP phosphoribosyltransferase: MNDVLTIAMPKGRIFEEAAKLLREAGFQLPQEFDDSRKLIIDVEEENFRFILSKPMDVPTYVEHGVADLGIAGKDVMLEEERDVYELLDLQISACYLAVAGLPNTELNEIAPRIATKYPNVAAAYFREQGSQVEIIKLNGSIELAPIIGLSDRIVDIVSTGKTLVENGLVEYEKIVDITSRLIVNPASYRMKDKRISELVDRVSKVVKATVQN, encoded by the coding sequence ATGAACGATGTTTTAACAATTGCCATGCCAAAGGGCAGAATTTTTGAAGAAGCAGCAAAGCTGTTGCGGGAAGCAGGCTTCCAACTTCCTCAGGAATTTGACGACTCCAGAAAGCTGATCATCGACGTGGAGGAAGAAAATTTTAGGTTCATTTTGTCGAAACCAATGGATGTTCCGACATATGTTGAACATGGTGTAGCTGATTTGGGCATTGCAGGCAAGGACGTTATGCTCGAAGAGGAAAGAGATGTTTATGAGCTTTTAGATTTGCAAATAAGTGCCTGTTATTTGGCAGTGGCAGGCTTGCCGAATACGGAATTAAATGAAATTGCCCCAAGAATTGCAACGAAATATCCGAATGTGGCAGCAGCCTATTTTCGGGAACAAGGCTCACAAGTAGAAATCATTAAACTAAATGGCTCCATTGAGCTTGCTCCAATCATTGGCTTGTCAGACCGAATCGTCGATATCGTATCCACTGGCAAAACACTTGTGGAAAATGGGCTTGTCGAGTACGAGAAAATTGTTGATATCACCTCCCGTCTTATTGTCAATCCAGCAAGCTACCGGATGAAGGATAAGAGAATAAGCGAGTTAGTTGATCGTGTCAGCAAGGTAGTGAAAGCAACAGTGCAAAACTAG